From Apium graveolens cultivar Ventura chromosome 9, ASM990537v1, whole genome shotgun sequence, the proteins below share one genomic window:
- the LOC141685010 gene encoding uncharacterized protein LOC141685010 translates to MRVYTHYPRWPDASVHLSNVTQDSMIRCEARSLVENEIESFEFLFFMCIWFNLLNIINAVSKFLQLEDIDNDIALSRLEELINFFNEFRETGYDSCKKEAKELVLELDVELVFSEKRKIRRLVHFDDLGVTAADDDQNLSAEQKFRRYYFLYIVDQGAFQLKKRFKQFQDYKKKFGFLFNLKKHLSGDDERLKSCCMKLEGFLRHDMRYDIVGAELFNELLVFRMW, encoded by the exons ATGCGCGTCTATACCCATTACCCCAGATGGCCAGATGCATCGGTTCATCTTAGTAATGTAACTCAAGACTCTATGATAAGGTGTGAAGCTAGAAGTTTAGTTGAAAATGAAATTGAGAGTTTTGAGTTTCTATTTTTTATGTGCATCTGGTTTAACTTGTTAAATATCATTAATGCAGTTAGTAAGTTCTTACAACTTGAAGATATTGATAATGATATTGCATTGTCAAGATTGGAAGAACTTATAAATTTCTTTAATGAGTTTAGAGAAACTGGTTATGACTCTTGTAAGAAGGAGGCAAAAGAGTTAGTTTTGGAGTTGGATGTGGAGCTTGTGTTTTCAGAAAAGCGAAAAATTCGTAGGCTTGTTCATTTTGATGATCTTGGGGTTACTGCAGCTGATGATGATCAGAACTTGAGTGCTGAACAAAAATTCAGAAGGTATTATTTCTTGTATATTGTTgatcaaggtgcttttcaactcAAAAAACGGTTTAAACAGTTTCAAGATTATAAGaaaaaatttgggtttttatTTAACCTGAAGAAGCATTTATCTGGTGATGATGAGAGGTTAAAATCTTGTTGCATGAAACTTGAGGGATTTCTTAGACATGATATGCGATATGATATTGTTGGCGCAGAGTTGTTTAACGAGTTACTAGTGTTTCGAATG TGGTAG